The proteins below are encoded in one region of Eubacterium sp. 1001713B170207_170306_E7:
- a CDS encoding SufD family Fe-S cluster assembly protein — MNQGLDMTINHLPVRTWNWLHMNNAALQQVVMDGEANLESSLPQQIIEETKTFPALEQISTGMGEDMDRLTEHSSVLPRIFKSTAGKKIKTPVKLSLSYGKNARKVNAFRLWASENSEMTVIMDCTSEDASSGLSGLQTKILAEKNATVHLVQIQRLGQDFTCLNDIGGICKEGAKIEVVQLIAGGKETYLGCAIELLGDDSVWNEDIGYLVRTEEKLDMNYVALHRGKRTQSKITASGVLRDHAFKLFRGTIDFKTGASEASGEEKEDVLLMDDTVINQTIPLILCGEEDVQGSHGATIGRLDEALMFYVESRGISQEKAYEMMAKARIDALCRKIPDDHTREQVQRYLKRY, encoded by the coding sequence ATGAATCAGGGACTTGACATGACCATAAACCATTTGCCGGTCCGCACATGGAACTGGCTTCATATGAACAATGCAGCGCTGCAGCAGGTAGTAATGGACGGAGAAGCAAATCTCGAATCAAGCCTGCCGCAGCAAATAATCGAGGAGACAAAGACATTTCCCGCTCTTGAACAGATATCAACGGGTATGGGAGAAGATATGGACCGGCTGACAGAGCACTCATCAGTATTGCCAAGAATTTTTAAAAGTACCGCTGGCAAAAAGATCAAGACGCCGGTCAAGCTGTCGCTCAGCTATGGGAAAAATGCAAGGAAAGTAAATGCCTTCAGGCTGTGGGCATCAGAAAACAGCGAAATGACCGTTATTATGGACTGCACTTCAGAAGATGCGAGCAGTGGGCTCTCGGGATTACAGACTAAAATCCTGGCGGAGAAAAATGCTACGGTCCATCTGGTACAGATCCAGCGGCTGGGACAGGATTTCACCTGTTTAAACGATATTGGCGGTATCTGCAAGGAGGGCGCGAAAATCGAAGTGGTTCAGCTGATCGCTGGCGGGAAAGAAACGTATCTGGGCTGCGCGATAGAGCTGCTGGGCGACGACAGCGTGTGGAACGAGGATATCGGCTATCTCGTACGCACAGAGGAAAAGCTGGATATGAATTATGTGGCACTGCACAGAGGAAAACGCACACAGAGTAAAATAACGGCGTCCGGTGTTCTCAGGGATCATGCCTTTAAGTTATTCAGAGGCACAATCGACTTTAAAACCGGGGCTTCCGAAGCGTCAGGAGAGGAAAAGGAGGATGTTCTCCTGATGGATGACACCGTGATTAATCAGACGATCCCTCTTATTCTATGCGGTGAAGAGGATGTCCAGGGAAGCCATGGTGCCACCATTGGCCGGCTTGATGAGGCCTTAATGTTTTATGTGGAATCACGGGGGATAAGCCAGGAGAAGGCCTATGAGATGATGGCAAAAGCGCGCATTGATGCACTGTGCCGGAAAATACCTGATGATCACACAAGAGAACAGGTTCAGCGGTATTTAAAGAGGTACTGA
- the sufB gene encoding Fe-S cluster assembly protein SufB: MKEKTYVEDVNRSIYDIKNDERDTYRVKQGLTTEIVEQISREKNDPLWMELFRLRSLQIYHETALPDWGPDLSDFDMDQIVTYVRPNTKMSAKWSEVPPEIKKTFELLGIPKAERKSLAGVGAQYDSELVYHNVRDEVAAQGVVYTDMESALKGKYAGMVKKHFMKLVPPTDHKFAALHGAVWSGGSFVYVPPGVSVTIPLQSYFRLNAPGAGQFEHTLIIVDEGASLHFIEGCSAPKYSVANLHAGCVELYIGKNARLRYSTIENWSKNMYNLNTKKAKVEKGGTIEWVSGSFGSHISYLYPMSILDGEGARTEFTGVTFAGKGQNLDTGTKVVHNAPDTSSYVNTRSISKDGGISTFRSAIVVTAKAAKSKSAATCESLMLDSRSRSDTVPAMDIRTQDADIGHEAQIGKISDEAVFYLMSRGISEEEAKAMIVSGFADNVSKELPLEYAVEMNNLIRLEMKGSIG, translated from the coding sequence ATGAAGGAAAAAACCTATGTGGAGGATGTCAACAGGAGCATTTATGATATAAAAAATGATGAGCGGGATACTTACCGTGTTAAACAGGGGCTGACCACAGAAATTGTCGAGCAGATTTCCCGTGAAAAAAATGATCCTTTGTGGATGGAGCTGTTTCGTTTGCGATCCCTGCAAATTTATCATGAAACGGCGTTGCCAGACTGGGGCCCCGATCTGAGTGACTTTGACATGGACCAGATTGTTACTTATGTCAGGCCAAACACCAAAATGAGCGCAAAATGGTCAGAGGTGCCGCCAGAGATCAAAAAAACCTTTGAGCTGTTAGGTATCCCAAAAGCAGAAAGAAAATCGCTGGCCGGCGTCGGTGCACAGTATGATTCTGAGCTGGTCTACCACAATGTGCGGGATGAGGTTGCGGCTCAGGGCGTTGTCTATACGGATATGGAGAGCGCTCTGAAAGGTAAATACGCTGGGATGGTCAAGAAACATTTTATGAAGCTGGTACCGCCCACAGACCATAAATTCGCAGCGCTGCACGGAGCAGTGTGGTCAGGCGGTTCGTTTGTTTATGTGCCGCCAGGGGTATCGGTTACCATACCGCTTCAGTCCTATTTCCGGTTGAACGCACCAGGAGCAGGACAGTTTGAGCACACGCTTATCATTGTCGACGAAGGTGCCAGCCTCCACTTCATCGAGGGCTGCTCTGCACCGAAATACAGTGTAGCAAATCTGCACGCAGGCTGTGTAGAGCTCTACATCGGTAAAAACGCCAGGCTGCGCTACTCAACGATTGAGAACTGGTCTAAGAACATGTACAATCTGAATACAAAAAAGGCAAAGGTTGAAAAGGGCGGTACAATCGAGTGGGTATCAGGCTCTTTTGGTTCACATATATCTTATCTGTACCCCATGAGTATCCTGGATGGCGAGGGCGCAAGGACAGAATTTACAGGTGTTACCTTCGCGGGGAAAGGACAGAATCTGGATACAGGCACAAAAGTCGTTCATAATGCTCCGGACACCTCATCCTACGTCAATACCCGCTCAATCTCCAAGGATGGCGGTATTAGTACCTTTAGAAGTGCCATTGTCGTGACAGCCAAGGCTGCGAAAAGCAAATCTGCGGCAACCTGCGAGTCCTTAATGCTGGATTCACGCTCAAGGTCCGATACAGTCCCTGCAATGGATATTCGTACACAGGATGCAGATATCGGCCATGAGGCCCAGATTGGGAAAATCAGTGACGAGGCGGTCTTTTACTTAATGTCAAGGGGTATATCCGAGGAGGAAGCAAAGGCGATGATTGTCAGCGGATTTGCCGACAATGTATCAAAGGAGCTGCCGCTTGAGTACGCGGTGGAAATGAACAACCTCATACGCCTGGAAATGAAGGGAAGTATTGGATAG
- the sufC gene encoding Fe-S cluster assembly ATPase SufC — translation MSQALLEVNQLSVNVGEKEILHGVDLKINKGETHVLMGPNGAGKSTLGYALMGASQYEVTDGEILFNGEDLSEKTVDQRARDGIFLSFQNPLEVPGISLGNFIRNAAEQRSGKRLRLWDFRKEMEKSMRVLQMDSSYADRDLNVGFSGGEKKKAEILQLLMLKPTLAILDETDSGLDIDAVRTVSRGVREYQKDRKGTLLIITHSTKILESLHVDVTHVLVDGKIAASGGRSLVEQINRNGFEGYTAEEEKA, via the coding sequence ATGTCACAAGCATTATTAGAGGTAAACCAGTTGTCCGTCAACGTAGGAGAAAAAGAGATTCTCCATGGTGTCGATTTAAAGATCAACAAAGGGGAAACCCATGTACTCATGGGGCCAAACGGTGCAGGGAAGTCGACTCTGGGTTATGCGCTGATGGGCGCATCGCAATATGAGGTTACAGATGGGGAAATCCTGTTTAATGGCGAAGATCTTTCGGAGAAGACTGTGGATCAGAGGGCCAGAGACGGGATTTTTCTTTCTTTTCAGAACCCTTTGGAGGTCCCTGGGATATCACTTGGAAATTTTATCCGCAATGCCGCTGAGCAGCGGAGCGGGAAGCGTTTAAGACTGTGGGATTTCAGGAAAGAGATGGAAAAGTCCATGCGTGTTTTGCAGATGGACAGTAGCTATGCGGACCGAGATCTCAATGTTGGCTTTTCCGGCGGAGAAAAAAAGAAAGCAGAGATTTTACAGCTTCTGATGCTGAAGCCAACCCTGGCGATCCTGGACGAGACAGATTCAGGACTTGACATTGACGCAGTACGCACGGTTTCCAGAGGCGTAAGGGAATATCAGAAGGACAGAAAAGGCACTCTTCTGATCATTACACACAGCACCAAAATTTTGGAATCACTGCATGTGGACGTGACGCATGTGCTGGTAGACGGAAAAATAGCCGCATCCGGCGGCCGATCTCTGGTTGAGCAGATAAACCGGAATGGTTTTGAGGGGTACACTGCAGAGGAGGAAAAGGCATGA
- a CDS encoding ABC transporter ATP-binding protein: MHKLQTLFQLSDKGYENLKKAILACTLTNLSLMLPFCVTIQIFVELLKPLMGGTLDWNRMWLLFGLGIVSFVLVFLANKNDYKKTYITSYMEAENTRVSVAERIRLLPMSFFNAKDLSELTTNLIGDCSTLEHVLSHVVPQLISNAISCTVICVCLAFFDWRLALTVYCTIPIAFAIIFLSRKWQDKMNKRQIDSKLKASEQVQEYIEGIKVIKSCNMAGEKSKELNTALLFMKKMAIKMELFTGTLVTGAQLILQAGIGLTIFAGAQLLTGGKIELIPLLMFYLIVVRIYGPILTELTLLPELFHSLQSVRRMKALREVDYQEGREDIELPDCEIVFDHVRFGYNTEEVLKDVSFTISEKAITALVGPSGSGKSTVAKLAARFWDISGGSIILGGVDISTLDPEYLMDYMSYVFQDVVLFNDTVYNNIKIGNMDATEEEVLAAAKAACCDVFIEKMPDGYNTMLGENGSTISGGERQRISIARALLKNAPIILLDEATASLDPENEMLIQQAISHLIADKTVLVIAHRLRTVAGADKIIVLDEGKVVEEGTHETLMDHKGLYQRLYSLQQESMEWSV, translated from the coding sequence ATGCATAAATTACAAACGCTTTTTCAACTTAGTGACAAGGGCTATGAGAATCTGAAAAAGGCTATTCTGGCCTGCACTTTGACCAATTTATCCCTTATGCTTCCTTTTTGTGTGACCATCCAGATATTTGTTGAGCTGCTGAAACCGCTCATGGGAGGTACCCTGGACTGGAACCGCATGTGGCTCCTTTTTGGACTGGGAATCGTCAGCTTTGTTCTGGTATTTCTGGCCAATAAAAATGATTATAAAAAAACCTATATTACTTCCTACATGGAAGCGGAAAACACAAGGGTATCAGTAGCGGAGCGCATACGGCTCCTGCCCATGAGCTTTTTTAACGCGAAGGACCTTTCAGAATTGACAACCAACCTGATCGGTGACTGCTCAACCCTTGAACATGTACTGAGCCATGTGGTGCCTCAGCTGATTTCAAATGCCATCTCCTGCACGGTTATCTGCGTCTGCCTTGCTTTCTTTGACTGGCGTCTGGCGCTTACGGTGTACTGCACCATTCCCATTGCCTTTGCCATCATTTTTTTGAGCAGAAAGTGGCAGGATAAAATGAACAAACGTCAGATTGATTCAAAGCTGAAGGCTTCGGAACAGGTGCAGGAGTATATTGAAGGCATCAAGGTGATCAAGTCCTGCAATATGGCCGGTGAAAAATCAAAGGAATTGAACACAGCGCTGTTGTTTATGAAAAAAATGGCCATTAAAATGGAGCTGTTTACCGGAACGCTGGTCACAGGCGCACAGTTAATTCTCCAGGCGGGTATTGGCCTCACGATTTTTGCTGGCGCACAGCTCCTGACTGGTGGTAAAATCGAGCTTATTCCACTTTTGATGTTTTATCTCATTGTTGTTCGCATCTATGGACCGATCCTCACAGAGCTGACACTGCTGCCGGAATTATTCCACTCTCTGCAGTCCGTTCGGCGGATGAAGGCACTTCGTGAGGTAGATTATCAGGAAGGGCGGGAGGACATCGAGCTTCCAGACTGTGAGATTGTGTTTGACCATGTACGCTTTGGTTACAATACCGAGGAGGTGCTGAAGGATGTCAGCTTCACCATTTCTGAAAAGGCCATCACGGCACTGGTCGGTCCATCGGGGAGCGGAAAAAGCACAGTTGCTAAGCTTGCCGCCCGCTTCTGGGATATCAGCGGCGGAAGTATTATCCTGGGAGGAGTGGACATCAGCACACTGGATCCGGAATACCTTATGGATTATATGTCTTATGTTTTTCAGGATGTTGTACTTTTTAATGATACTGTTTATAACAATATTAAAATCGGAAACATGGATGCTACCGAGGAAGAAGTTCTGGCGGCGGCAAAGGCCGCCTGCTGTGACGTGTTTATTGAAAAAATGCCTGATGGGTACAATACCATGCTGGGCGAAAACGGCAGCACCATTTCCGGGGGGGAGCGGCAGCGTATATCTATTGCCCGTGCGCTATTAAAAAATGCTCCGATTATTCTGTTGGATGAAGCCACAGCATCTCTGGACCCTGAAAATGAGATGCTCATTCAACAGGCAATTTCACACCTGATCGCGGATAAAACAGTTCTTGTCATCGCCCACCGCCTGAGAACAGTGGCCGGGGCAGACAAAATTATTGTCCTTGATGAGGGAAAGGTGGTGGAGGAAGGTACCCACGAAACACTTATGGATCATAAAGGGCTCTACCAGAGGCTGTATTCCCTCCAACAGGAAAGCATGGAGTGGTCGGTTTAA
- a CDS encoding ABC transporter ATP-binding protein has protein sequence MLQLAGIKKSLTIPSVVLSALASVASFVPYLCLYFIITEITAAYPDFDAQHSAAIIRWGWIAFGGVAANVVFYFAALILSHLAAFGTLYELKINFTTYLARLPLGFHLNYGSGKLRKITDENIEKIEGFIAHQLPDIVAALVAPVVMIVILFSVDWRFGLVSLIGVIIAFVVEMIGYGGAAAKEMMDKYQQAMEDMNNASVEYIRGITVVKAFRQTVYSFNRLHASIKNYTSFVIPYTLSWENIMSLYTAIVNNIYLFLIPLAILIGVGTSAADYGEFASTVIFYLLFVPSISSVMMKVMYSSTNCMQISSCVDRMDEVLNMTPLPEPANPKACAGGDVSFEHVSFSYNSDQTVQALKDVSFTAPAGCVTAVVGPSGGGKSTIAHLIPRFYDVTEGRIAIGGVDIRHIANEELMSIVSFVFQDVFLFKQSLMENIRLGKPDATDEEVIAAAKAAQCHSFISALPRGYHTVYGRDGIYLSGGEQQRVAIARAIIKNAPVLVLDEATAFSDPENEHLIQQALQALMADKTVIMIAHRLSTIRSADNILVMEDGELKERGTHDALIRKNGKYRMMWDTYMQTLNWKLEKEVTANA, from the coding sequence ATGCTTCAACTGGCCGGAATCAAAAAATCACTGACAATTCCATCCGTTGTGTTATCAGCACTGGCATCTGTGGCGTCCTTTGTCCCATATCTTTGTCTCTATTTTATCATCACAGAGATTACCGCGGCATACCCTGATTTTGACGCACAGCACTCAGCGGCTATTATCCGATGGGGCTGGATTGCTTTCGGCGGTGTGGCGGCAAACGTCGTCTTTTATTTTGCCGCTCTGATTCTGTCACATCTGGCAGCCTTTGGCACGCTCTATGAATTGAAAATCAATTTCACCACTTATCTTGCCCGGCTGCCTCTGGGCTTCCATTTAAACTACGGAAGCGGTAAGCTGCGCAAAATTACGGATGAAAACATTGAAAAAATAGAGGGCTTTATTGCGCATCAGCTGCCGGATATCGTCGCAGCACTGGTGGCGCCGGTAGTCATGATTGTCATTTTGTTCTCGGTGGACTGGCGCTTTGGCCTTGTTTCTCTGATCGGCGTTATCATTGCCTTTGTGGTGGAAATGATTGGCTATGGGGGAGCGGCGGCAAAGGAAATGATGGATAAGTACCAGCAGGCAATGGAGGACATGAACAATGCGTCTGTAGAATATATCCGGGGGATCACCGTCGTCAAGGCGTTTCGCCAGACTGTTTATTCCTTTAACCGTCTGCACGCGTCCATAAAAAATTACACCAGCTTTGTAATTCCTTATACCCTCAGCTGGGAGAATATTATGTCTCTGTATACTGCCATTGTCAACAATATTTACCTGTTTCTGATTCCTCTTGCTATTTTAATCGGAGTGGGAACATCTGCCGCAGATTATGGGGAATTCGCTTCAACGGTAATCTTTTATTTGCTGTTTGTTCCATCCATATCCTCGGTAATGATGAAGGTTATGTACAGTTCGACCAACTGCATGCAGATCAGCTCCTGTGTCGACCGGATGGACGAGGTGCTCAATATGACGCCACTGCCAGAACCCGCCAACCCAAAAGCCTGCGCAGGCGGAGATGTATCATTTGAGCATGTATCTTTTTCCTATAATAGCGACCAGACAGTTCAGGCGCTAAAGGATGTGAGCTTTACAGCTCCCGCGGGATGTGTAACCGCGGTGGTGGGTCCATCTGGCGGCGGAAAATCCACCATCGCGCACCTTATCCCGAGATTTTATGATGTCACGGAGGGTCGTATCGCTATCGGCGGTGTGGACATCCGACATATCGCCAACGAAGAGCTTATGTCCATTGTCAGTTTTGTTTTTCAGGATGTGTTCTTGTTTAAACAGAGCCTGATGGAAAATATCCGGCTGGGTAAACCAGACGCCACGGATGAGGAGGTTATTGCAGCAGCCAAAGCGGCGCAGTGCCATAGCTTTATCAGCGCTCTGCCCCGGGGTTACCATACCGTGTACGGACGTGATGGTATTTACCTGTCAGGAGGAGAACAGCAGCGCGTGGCCATTGCCAGAGCGATTATCAAAAATGCGCCGGTTCTGGTGTTGGACGAGGCGACAGCTTTTTCCGATCCGGAAAATGAACATCTGATTCAGCAGGCACTGCAGGCTTTGATGGCGGATAAAACCGTTATTATGATCGCGCACCGTCTGTCGACGATCCGCAGCGCGGATAATATCCTTGTGATGGAGGATGGTGAGCTTAAAGAACGGGGAACACATGACGCGCTGATACGGAAGAATGGAAAATACAGAATGATGTGGGATACCTATATGCAGACGCTCAACTGGAAGCTTGAAAAGGAGGTGACCGCAAATGCATAA
- a CDS encoding ABC transporter ATP-binding protein: MIELQNVNFNYQDDSENAALRDLNLTVADGEFVVLCGKSGCGKTTVTRLINGLIPHFFEGRLSGTVLVNGLSVSEEPLIRTSGIVGSVFQNPSSQFFNVDTTGEMAFGCENQGLKREVILERICESKQALQLGDLMGRSIFELSGGEKQQVACGSVYAAHPEVFVLDEPSSNMDVQAIDRLHAILAALKKKGKSIVVSEHRLYYLMDLADRFLYIRDGRIAGSYTPETLRGLSCHALDEMGLRCTSLWGVKREGVKAQVASTASAGVQITDLVCKRNKKMVLDIPALELPKGSVIALVGENGAGKSTLAGCLCGILKCKGKIAVNGQLLKAKQRAKLSYMVMQDVNHQLFCDSVINEVTMNLPEEQALKVSAVLKKMELDAYAERHPASLSGGQKQRVAICAALCASKQLLFYDEPTSGLDYSGMKKLCTLIQASQEKLQLTVVVTHDLELILGCCTHVLKLKNGRVESFYPLDETGIDKVRKIFITGGEKSV, from the coding sequence GTGATTGAGCTTCAAAACGTTAATTTTAATTATCAGGATGACAGCGAAAATGCAGCCCTCCGGGACTTGAACCTGACAGTGGCGGATGGTGAGTTCGTTGTGCTCTGCGGGAAAAGCGGCTGCGGCAAGACAACAGTCACACGGCTGATAAACGGGCTCATCCCACATTTTTTTGAAGGCCGATTATCAGGAACTGTTTTGGTAAACGGGCTGAGCGTATCCGAAGAACCGCTGATCAGAACTTCTGGGATAGTTGGCAGTGTTTTTCAAAACCCCAGCAGCCAGTTTTTTAATGTGGATACCACTGGAGAAATGGCCTTTGGCTGTGAAAACCAGGGTTTGAAACGTGAGGTTATTCTGGAGCGGATTTGCGAATCGAAGCAGGCGCTTCAATTGGGAGACCTAATGGGGCGTAGTATTTTTGAGCTGTCTGGCGGAGAAAAACAGCAGGTGGCCTGCGGCTCTGTCTACGCTGCGCATCCAGAGGTGTTTGTTCTGGACGAGCCCTCATCCAACATGGATGTCCAGGCCATTGATCGCCTTCATGCTATTCTGGCAGCGCTTAAAAAGAAAGGGAAGAGTATTGTGGTCTCTGAACACCGGCTGTACTACCTGATGGATTTGGCTGACCGCTTTCTTTATATCCGGGATGGCCGGATTGCTGGCAGTTATACTCCGGAAACGCTCAGAGGCCTTTCCTGCCATGCGTTGGACGAGATGGGCCTTCGCTGCACTAGCCTTTGGGGCGTAAAAAGAGAGGGTGTAAAAGCCCAAGTAGCATCGACTGCCTCTGCGGGGGTACAGATAACCGATTTAGTCTGTAAGCGTAATAAAAAAATGGTTCTGGACATTCCCGCTCTGGAGCTGCCAAAAGGCAGTGTCATTGCGCTTGTCGGTGAAAATGGCGCTGGCAAGAGCACGCTGGCCGGGTGTCTGTGCGGTATATTGAAATGCAAAGGGAAAATCGCAGTAAACGGACAGCTTCTCAAGGCAAAGCAGCGGGCGAAGCTGAGCTATATGGTTATGCAGGATGTCAACCATCAGCTTTTCTGTGACAGTGTGATAAATGAAGTAACAATGAATCTGCCTGAGGAGCAGGCTTTAAAGGTCAGTGCTGTTTTGAAAAAAATGGAGCTCGACGCCTATGCAGAGCGTCATCCGGCCTCACTTTCGGGCGGGCAGAAGCAGCGGGTAGCCATTTGCGCCGCCCTCTGTGCGTCGAAACAGCTGCTGTTTTACGATGAGCCCACAAGCGGTCTGGACTACAGTGGGATGAAAAAACTGTGCACGTTGATACAGGCATCGCAGGAAAAGCTTCAGCTGACTGTGGTAGTCACCCATGATCTGGAATTAATTCTGGGGTGCTGCACCCATGTTCTAAAGCTTAAAAACGGCCGGGTCGAGTCATTTTATCCTTTAGACGAAACCGGTATTGATAAAGTCAGAAAAATCTTTATAACAGGAGGAGAAAAGAGTGTCTGA
- a CDS encoding energy-coupling factor transporter transmembrane component T codes for MDGLGLGKSTSGIISIDPRVKLFLFVVTCAFVMGCTKTAPCLLLGSFLTLLLILSGRPLSAIKSYAFFMTSLFIFAFLMDRLHGVPGVLILTLAVVIRMLTPIIMAFTLVFQTTTISQFMASFQKMHVPVQVIIPVVVMFRFIPTVQEEWQCIRQAMAFRGISLSVGGLLRHPVLTLEHILIPLLFSAAAIMDELASASLARGLDSTRERTCLVEVKMGALDYGLLLCGVMFLALLFIYNSGGVG; via the coding sequence ATGGATGGCTTGGGTTTAGGGAAAAGCACAAGCGGTATTATCAGCATTGATCCCAGAGTAAAGCTGTTTCTGTTTGTCGTGACCTGTGCGTTTGTCATGGGATGTACAAAGACTGCTCCCTGCTTGCTGCTTGGCAGCTTTTTAACCCTGTTGTTGATATTGAGCGGGCGCCCTTTATCTGCGATAAAAAGCTACGCGTTTTTTATGACAAGTCTTTTCATCTTTGCCTTTTTAATGGACCGACTGCACGGTGTGCCGGGCGTTCTGATCCTTACCCTCGCAGTTGTGATTCGAATGCTTACGCCCATTATTATGGCTTTTACGCTTGTTTTTCAGACCACTACAATCAGCCAGTTCATGGCATCTTTTCAGAAAATGCATGTTCCAGTTCAGGTGATCATCCCAGTGGTGGTTATGTTTCGTTTTATTCCGACAGTTCAGGAGGAATGGCAGTGTATCCGTCAGGCTATGGCTTTTCGCGGGATCAGCCTGAGCGTGGGCGGTCTGCTTAGACACCCGGTTTTAACACTGGAGCATATTCTGATTCCCCTGTTGTTCAGCGCCGCTGCGATTATGGACGAACTGGCCTCGGCTTCACTGGCTCGTGGTCTCGACAGCACCAGGGAAAGAACCTGTCTGGTTGAAGTGAAAATGGGGGCTCTGGACTACGGATTACTGCTTTGCGGCGTGATGTTTCTCGCGCTGCTCTTTATCTATAATAGCGGAGGTGTGGGGTGA
- a CDS encoding MptD family putative ECF transporter S component produces the protein MKEKLKTKDLIYAGAFGALYLILVMMIVMGSGIIPVLYLISPFTVGLICATVYMLYVTKVQKPGAILILSALFGLLTSTNSIFSLVWALLMGIIAELIVRAGKYNSKKMYTLSFYAFNLNMIGPFLMLVYAKNQFVSICAEYYGSEYAAALDALTPGWIIFALAALALLGAAAGTLLASRFMKKHFVKAGIA, from the coding sequence ATGAAGGAAAAGCTGAAAACAAAAGATTTAATTTATGCCGGTGCCTTTGGCGCCCTCTATCTGATTCTTGTGATGATGATTGTAATGGGGTCGGGTATTATCCCGGTTTTGTATTTAATATCGCCGTTTACGGTGGGGCTTATCTGTGCCACTGTTTATATGCTTTATGTTACAAAGGTTCAGAAGCCCGGCGCGATTTTGATTCTGTCGGCGTTGTTTGGACTCCTTACAAGCACTAACTCAATATTTTCACTTGTCTGGGCACTGCTGATGGGGATTATTGCAGAGCTTATTGTGAGAGCTGGGAAGTACAATTCAAAAAAGATGTACACACTCTCCTTTTACGCTTTTAATTTAAATATGATCGGGCCGTTTCTCATGCTGGTTTACGCTAAAAACCAGTTTGTCAGTATATGTGCAGAGTATTACGGCTCTGAATATGCGGCGGCGCTGGACGCACTGACGCCTGGCTGGATTATTTTTGCACTGGCGGCTCTGGCACTCCTTGGGGCGGCTGCAGGCACACTTCTGGCCAGCCGGTTCATGAAAAAACATTTTGTAAAGGCAGGCATCGCATAA
- a CDS encoding AraC family transcriptional regulator produces the protein MSQKSYVNLSQFSVELTLEEKEYREFSSSDADGTMFMRVYEIMPGVEIYYNDYHTRKHFKGKMDVGNFYQLAYSHEGIYQSKINTYQELRLSESELMLLSNVAYTHDACMPLGFYTGFNVMFYPECFSEETFSVFKHFSIDIYQIFNGLLNTKAIIVLACNEEISDILERLYHHSLEGSIPHMKLEMINLLLQMKNPGGFKEGRYKYLSPATLQTVKAVKTYIEKNMTRHTTIKELAEQFHISRTSLKDHFKAAYGYAPYEYLKRYRMHRAAELLRATSLTISEISEMTGYENASKFSSAFRSVFGLPPMAYKKIWLNRADAAK, from the coding sequence ATGTCTCAAAAAAGCTATGTGAATCTGTCGCAGTTCAGTGTTGAGTTAACGCTTGAAGAAAAGGAGTATCGCGAGTTTTCTTCGAGCGATGCTGACGGCACCATGTTTATGAGAGTATATGAAATCATGCCGGGAGTCGAAATTTACTACAATGACTATCATACGCGGAAGCACTTTAAAGGTAAGATGGATGTAGGCAATTTTTATCAGCTTGCTTACAGCCATGAGGGAATCTATCAGAGTAAAATCAATACCTATCAGGAACTGAGGTTGTCAGAGAGTGAGCTTATGCTGCTGTCGAATGTGGCCTATACCCATGACGCCTGTATGCCGCTGGGATTTTACACGGGCTTTAACGTTATGTTTTATCCCGAATGCTTTTCTGAAGAAACCTTTTCGGTCTTTAAGCACTTTTCAATTGACATTTATCAAATATTTAATGGCTTACTAAACACAAAAGCGATTATCGTTCTGGCCTGTAACGAGGAGATCTCAGATATACTGGAAAGGTTGTATCATCATAGCCTGGAAGGCAGTATTCCCCATATGAAGCTCGAGATGATCAATCTGCTGCTCCAGATGAAAAACCCCGGAGGGTTTAAGGAAGGGCGTTACAAATACCTTTCACCAGCGACCCTCCAGACTGTTAAGGCCGTTAAGACCTATATTGAAAAGAATATGACCAGACATACCACCATTAAAGAGCTGGCTGAGCAATTCCATATCTCACGCACAAGTCTGAAGGATCACTTCAAGGCTGCCTACGGCTATGCGCCCTACGAATATCTGAAACGCTATCGGATGCACCGCGCTGCAGAGCTTTTACGCGCTACGAGCCTGACCATATCTGAGATCAGTGAAATGACGGGCTACGAAAACGCCAGTAAGTTCTCCTCAGCCTTTCGCAGTGTTTTTGGCCTGCCGCCGATGGCTTATAAAAAAATATGGCTAAACAGAGCAGATGCGGCTAAATAG